The following are encoded in a window of Bos indicus isolate NIAB-ARS_2022 breed Sahiwal x Tharparkar chromosome 7, NIAB-ARS_B.indTharparkar_mat_pri_1.0, whole genome shotgun sequence genomic DNA:
- the CD70 gene encoding CD70 antigen — protein sequence MVERAWSLPLTDIPREGHGWSLAGSDRLRGPRGCEKAEASFPLPACPLRTLPAATQLMKCSWRTMMAPEEAASCQVPRWPWASILRVTISVLLSTGTCYLVCNLCFSQQQQLDSTRWDLAELQLNHTGSRQDPRLPWQGSPALGRSFLHGPKLDDNGQLQIQRDGIYRLHIQVTLANCSSSTWTAEPQRATLTVAICSPAAHSISLLRLSFHRGGCWVASQRLTFLARGDILCTNLTLPLLPSRNADETFFGIQWVHP from the exons ATGGTAGAACGAGCCTGGTCCCTCCCTTTGACGGACATCCCCAGGGAGGGGCATGGTTGGTCCCTGGCAGGTTCAGACAGGCTGAGAGGGCCCCGTGGCTGTGAGAAAGCTGAAGCTTCCTTCCCCCTTCCTGCCTGCCCTCTGCGCACCCTCCCTGCTGCCACACAGCTGATGAAGTGCTCGTGGAGGACCATGATGGCACCAGAGGAGGCTGCAAGCTGCCAGGTGCCCCGCTGGCCCTGGGCATCCATCCTGAGGGTGACTATCTCAGTGCTTCTTAGCACAGGCACATGCTACCTCGTCTGCAACCTGTGCttcagccagcagcagcagctggattcAACCAGG tggGACTTAGCAGAGCTCCAGCTGAATCATACAG GGTCGCGGCAGGACCCCAGGCTGCCCTGGCAGGGGAGCCCCGCCCTGGGACGCTCCTTCTTGCATGGGCCAAAGCTGGACGACAACGGGCAGCTGCAGATCCAACGTGATGGCATTTATAGGCTGCACATCCAGGTGACATTAGCCAACTGCTCCTCCTCCACGTGGACCGCCGAGCCCCAGAGAGCTACGCTGACGGTAGCCATCTGCTCCCCTGCCGCGCACAGCATCAGCCTGCTACGCCTCAGCTTCCACCGCGGAGGCTGCTGGGTCGCCTCCCAGCGCCTCACCTTCCTGGCTCGCGGGGACATTCTCTGCACCAACCTTACTCTGCCTCTGTTGCCTTCCAGAAACGCTGATGAGACTTTTTTTGGGATTCAGTGGGTGCACCCTTGA